The Xenopus laevis strain J_2021 chromosome 4L, Xenopus_laevis_v10.1, whole genome shotgun sequence genomic sequence AAGAGATAGTTGCAGCCACATGGGGTGTAAATTTGAAGAGGGTATAACAGACACATTATAGTGGGGTGCATAAGGGGGTTTGGTGACCCCTTATATTTTTGTACGGTTTTGATGTAGTTATCTAATTAACATCTGCAGGGATTTGAAGTTACACATTGGTGGGTAGTAGTCCTTTATTTAGTTTGCATTTGGTAGTACTAATTTATATACACGGAGGATAGATTTCCAGGGCAGGCTTGTCAACTACGCTCAACTGATATgtctttgcaacattgtttaacacTGTGATAGTGTCAACAAagtgatacagtatattgaaacaTGGTTACAGAAGACTGTGATTTTAGCAGGAACTACATTGGTTAAGCTTAGAGATTATTAACAGAAATCATATATGTGCTAtgcaatttttatacatttttctgtatgtttgtaACATTACTTAATTAACAGTTGGGTTTTGGGTGATGTTGTCAATACGTCATATCCTATATGTCTGGTTTCCCGCCAACTCTTGTATTTAGGGCATTCTCACAAACAatttgtcactttgagaaaggcctcggaggaggccgaaacgttaggcttacatctttgcaataaaactttttttatttttcatctaagacctgtgagtgcggatctcttCTGTTGGTTGTCTATCGAAAtaattttgatactgcacccaggcaatttatactatttatcgtgagtgctggctttttcgtggactatatatatatatatatatatatatatatatatatatatatatatatatatatatatatatatatatatatatatatatatatatatatatatatatatatatatatatataaatattgatttaCATAGATATTCCAGATTGGAGATGTTGCAGGCCCACAGGACCAATATAATGGAGTGGGCAAAGGTTTATTCTTTTGGTATAAGAGCCCTGCTCAAGTGGCAAGGCTGTTCCTTAGTAGGTGCTAGCTAAGGGTTAGTGAGACCTAATTACTTGCCTTAAAGGTAAGAGGCAACTAGGACAGCCTGTGGCTCCCATAAGGCATTAGTGTGCAGGGGAAGACCACAGGCGACTGTGCGACAGTTAGGGAAAATAAGATTGAGGTGTTAGTTAGTTAGAACCTATGGGTACTGCAAGTGGCGGGAGCTCACCAGCCACAGGTAGTCCTGTTATAACTTGGCAGAACTAAACACTTTTTGACTGCTCCAGACTTTTAATACACAATCTCCATATTCAGAAACACTGGATGTGAGAAGTGACAGGTTTTAGCCATACATTAAATAGAACATTCAGAATGTTCCAATGTTACATAGGTGCAGTACACAACAGCTGTTACATATGATAAAGGTAATCAATGAGGCACCTCCCACACCAACATTCCCCATTATGCATATTGTAAAAGTTAATATTCCCAttgatttatcagaaaggttgaTAAGAATTGTTATTTGCGTAAGAGTTTTTACTTTTCTGCCCTTTCCAGGCAAGTACTGCTGATTATTTTATCTCTCCATTATTGACACGTATGGCAGTATCATTTCCACATTGCATTTAGGAGCCTACCTTTCTGTGTCTTTATTTGTCTAAATACACAAATATCTCAATACCATCCAAAGcaacataaatataatatttattaattaatggtATTTACAAAAATGTAGTGTATACCCTAGGGTTGCCATATGTCAAGTTTTGAAAGGAACGGTTTGGTTTTTCTGGGGGCTGTTTGGTTTTACACTGTGAAACCCAAACAGAAATCTAATGCCACTTGCCTCTGATATCACAGGCCCACCCCATATGTGTCAGAAACTTGCCCACACATATCTCCACCCTGACCCCATAGATCATCATTCTATCTTTATTTTCAGTGCTTAGCCCACTGATATCATTTGCCCACCACACTAATACCATCAGGCCCACCCTCTTGTTTGGTTTTTGCCAAAAGTGGCAACCACAGACTAAGCATCTAACTACTACATACTCAACATATATTCATACACATACATGGAACAGGAGAGAAGGAAAGAGGGAATTATATATGAAAATGGTCTATAAATACAGGTAACTCTGGCTTGTCTTTTATGTTCAACTGCGTCCTGCAGACTAAGgcggccacctaaaacctaccgagaatcaatgtaagcctatggggaaggtcataaaacaagactattttatagcataaatattcgcaaaaacgtaatttgtcgccagaaaaattcacaactcgctaaaattaccgctaacgtaagcggGTTAGTTAACGTAGTTAccacaagtgatcgcaatgacttctgaacgcatcgctgtttagtaaacatAGTCGCTGCGGATATTCTTGGGGAAAAATagtctcagcgataacatgcggaaacttaaagtcaaatttaccgcactaGTAAACAGACCCCTAAGCTTGAGtctgtatatctttattttcaagatgcatttttttctgtagtgGTGAGCTGGCAGTAATAATTTTGTATCATTAAATCCTATTTTTCCTTGCTTTTCCAGTGTGCCAAGCCTTATGGACTTTttatacattgcaaaaaaaaaaatatatatatataaaaacagtttgTAACTCCAGTGTCCTTACATGGCACTGATATGGGCTCAACTGGAGCGGTAATAAcccaataattataataaatgttgctGGTAAGGAAAATATAAAGGGTGCAAGGTTGGCATCAGGGTAACTTTATTATGCCAAGTTTGAGAACAACTCCACAAGAAGTGACAATAACAGTATTAAGGCAGAATTTGATTTCTTTAGGAACAGTTCTCCAAGGTGAGATGATTGCACTTTACTGCTTCTGCTTATTCCTCATTGTAGAAAATGCTGCAAATACACCCACGGCTAGAGCTATCCCTCCTCCAACTGTAGCAGCTGTCTTGGCATTATCAACCTGCAAGAAATGAAGCATTACTTGTAATAGACATCATGAACTGGACTGCACTAATAAGCTGTGCCACGACTAGAGGACATTTTGCTGTGGGCTTTGACTGTAGAGACTCACTCCCTTGGCCCTCTACCTAAACCcaaataaaacagaaacaaacCCAAGAATGTGAACACAGAGCTATTTATGGAACAAAAGCtttacttaaatgagaactaaagcttaacaaagaagttggGTAGAAATGCACATTATAttataccagcccaagacaaccacagcccattagcaatCAAGATCTATGCCAATGTAGATGCCGTCAGTATCTACCCATCTTCCTATTTCTTGCGCTCTTTCTATTGTCAGTTATCTGACCTTAGGAAATGTCTCACACTATACTgtgcatatagaatataaaagtctcAATACAAGGCTCATTAGTATTAATTCAGattcattacatggcagcatagaaacagAATTGAATaagcagccctgtagcattaaatgtggatgaaaaaagacaaagtccatcaagttcaacccctccaaatgatacCCAGACAAACTttcttttctgcttgatgattaggGACAGCCTTTAagtttagcttcttaacagctgcccagagcacactgagcatgtgcagtgccactgacactccaaCCAAAATCCTAGATGGTGattcctgtgcacaactttgaaggcctggatcattaatgTTATAAAGATGGACCTTTAGAGTTGTACAGTCCTTAATAATCCTATTTGTGTAAATAAGATATCATAAAGGCCTTGTAAACTATAATTTACCTGTTCACAGAATGATTCTCCATATCTTAATTCCGTCACAAAATGCTCACAGTTGGCACTGAAGATACTATATATCTTTGTCTCGCCCACTTGGTCCAGTGCTGCCCGCACCACCTTTGCTCGTGGCAATGGCGTTAGTTTCTGATCATATTTGTTATTGACTTTATAAGTGCAACCAGCGGCAACCGCATCCAGATGTTCCATTTTCACTACAGCTGTGCCACCAAGTGCTGAAGAAAGGGAAGAGACGCCTTCCTGATCTAAAGATGGAAGGTCACATTATTTAAGCAGTAGCAACAATAATTCTTTATATCTATcaatttaaagtgatattgacactaaaaattctcttttcacctataggtcatgttgatcataattcgctgatagttctgcttttgtaattagttgtcacttgaagttcttaaacctgactgttttgccaacctgactgtcccttcttaacctgtcagttaaagcTAACGGACTctgcaaaaatatggcagcagGTATCAGCAGGgtgatttgtttgtttattgagGATAATTAAGGATATTTTCTACACAGATTCCAACATACTACATGTatgtagggtcggactgggcccctgGCTCCTGTGGGTTCTGCCGGCCC encodes the following:
- the plaat3.L gene encoding phospholipase A and acyltransferase 3 is translated as MPLEGVEPKEGDLIEFFRPVYQHWGIYVGRGCVVHLTDQEGVSSLSSALGGTAVVKMEHLDAVAAGCTYKVNNKYDQKLTPLPRAKVVRAALDQVGETKIYSIFSANCEHFVTELRYGESFCEQVDNAKTAATVGGGIALAVGVFAAFSTMRNKQKQ